One Lactobacillus crispatus DNA segment encodes these proteins:
- a CDS encoding VTT domain-containing protein, producing MSLIDFILHIDDHLITIVNQFGGWSYLILFAIIFIETGLVVFPFLPGDSLIFAASAMAANPKYGLNIWLVYLIVAFAAIIGDSINYEIGAWSTRAGEKHSWFNKLINQNNRLAAEKFFERHGPITIVIGRFIPFIRTFVPFISGGSKMHYGKFITYNILGGLLWTGLFTIIGFFFGNIPFVKDHFSMIVIAIILVSVVPIAIVAIKKKISLKKEFH from the coding sequence ATGAGTTTAATCGATTTCATTTTGCACATTGATGACCATTTAATCACGATTGTTAACCAATTCGGTGGTTGGTCCTATTTAATCTTATTCGCTATCATTTTTATTGAAACAGGCTTAGTCGTTTTTCCATTTCTTCCAGGCGATTCGTTGATTTTTGCTGCGAGTGCAATGGCTGCTAATCCTAAGTATGGCTTAAATATTTGGCTAGTTTATCTTATAGTAGCATTCGCCGCCATAATCGGTGACAGTATCAACTATGAAATTGGTGCCTGGTCAACCAGAGCTGGTGAAAAACATAGCTGGTTCAATAAATTAATTAATCAAAATAATCGGTTGGCCGCTGAAAAGTTCTTTGAGCGCCACGGACCAATTACGATCGTTATAGGTAGATTTATACCATTTATTCGTACTTTTGTCCCATTCATTTCCGGCGGCAGTAAGATGCATTATGGTAAATTTATCACCTACAACATCTTGGGTGGCTTGCTTTGGACAGGATTGTTCACAATCATTGGTTTCTTCTTTGGCAATATTCCATTTGTAAAGGACCATTTTTCAATGATCGTAATTGCTATCATTTTAGTATCAGTTGTGCCAATCGCAAT
- a CDS encoding LTA synthase family protein, whose protein sequence is MEHTKSFFRWLTQTKLGFFTIVLVLFWLKTYFIYLTKFNLGAVGPMQQFLLLINPIPSGMLLLGIGLFFKGRKSYWIILVIDFLLTLWLFANILYYREFSNFLSFSIIKTSGSTSDNLGKSIAGITLASDFLAFADIAVIIVLLATKVIKMDVRPLKLKVNLLIEALAVSLMGLNLLMAQNDRSGLLTRTFDNNYIVKYLGINEYAIYDGYKTAQTSAQMAKANVSDLKSVRNYLKENYVKPNPAYTGVAKGKNVLIIHLESFQQFLIGYKWKGKEVTPNLNKIYHQKDTISFDNFFNQVGQGKTSDAEMMLENSLYGLQSGSAMSTYGTSNTFESAPAILHQQAGYTTAVMHGGAGSFWNRNNAYKSFGYQYFMPLSFYQNKPSYYIGYGLKDKIFFDQSIKYIERLPQPFYLKMITVTNHYPYNIDKKNQTIDKTNTGDETVDGYVQTAHYLDQAIGEFMRWMKKTGLDKKTLVVFYGDHYGISGNHHKASAELLKKDSFNDFDNLQFQRVPLMFHMKGLKGGINHTYGGEIDVLPTLLNLLGIKDKDTIQFGYDLLSKNAPQIVAQRNGDFITPEYSKVGSDYYDTKTGERIKPNKKLKEKLTAISNTVTTQLSLSDRVINGNLLRFYKPKWFTRVKPKDYDYNKAPSLKRLFDDPSKTSLWYQNHRKTTQKDFKTDAPELKK, encoded by the coding sequence GTGGAACACACTAAATCTTTTTTTAGGTGGCTGACACAGACTAAGTTAGGCTTTTTTACGATTGTTTTAGTCTTGTTTTGGCTTAAAACTTATTTTATCTATTTAACTAAGTTTAATTTAGGAGCAGTTGGTCCAATGCAGCAATTTTTATTGCTGATTAATCCGATTCCTTCAGGGATGCTTTTGCTGGGAATTGGGCTATTTTTTAAAGGACGTAAATCCTATTGGATTATTTTAGTTATCGATTTTTTGCTAACACTGTGGTTATTTGCCAATATTTTATATTATCGTGAATTTTCAAACTTTTTGTCATTTTCAATTATTAAGACATCCGGCTCGACTTCCGATAATTTGGGTAAAAGTATTGCAGGAATTACACTAGCTAGCGATTTTTTAGCTTTTGCTGATATTGCTGTAATTATCGTGTTATTGGCGACCAAAGTAATTAAGATGGATGTTCGTCCACTGAAGCTAAAAGTTAATTTGTTAATTGAGGCTTTGGCTGTCAGCTTAATGGGACTGAATTTATTGATGGCCCAAAATGATCGTTCTGGACTTTTGACGAGAACTTTTGATAATAATTACATCGTCAAATATCTGGGAATCAATGAATATGCTATTTATGATGGCTATAAGACAGCACAAACTAGTGCACAGATGGCCAAAGCTAATGTTTCTGATTTGAAGTCTGTTAGAAACTATTTAAAAGAAAATTACGTTAAACCTAATCCCGCTTACACCGGCGTGGCTAAAGGAAAAAATGTGTTAATCATCCATTTGGAAAGTTTTCAACAATTTCTGATTGGCTACAAATGGAAAGGTAAAGAGGTAACGCCAAATCTGAATAAGATTTATCATCAAAAAGACACCATTAGTTTTGATAATTTCTTTAATCAAGTAGGACAAGGCAAGACTTCTGATGCCGAAATGATGCTTGAAAATTCTTTATACGGACTACAATCAGGTAGTGCAATGTCTACGTATGGTACTTCTAATACTTTTGAAAGTGCTCCAGCCATTTTGCATCAACAAGCTGGTTATACTACTGCTGTAATGCATGGTGGTGCTGGCTCCTTCTGGAATAGAAATAATGCTTATAAGTCATTTGGCTACCAATACTTTATGCCACTGTCTTTCTATCAGAACAAACCAAGCTACTATATCGGATATGGCTTAAAAGATAAAATTTTCTTTGATCAGTCAATCAAGTACATTGAGCGTTTACCACAACCATTTTATTTAAAGATGATTACTGTAACGAACCACTATCCGTATAATATCGATAAAAAGAATCAGACGATTGATAAAACGAATACTGGGGATGAAACAGTTGATGGTTATGTGCAGACCGCGCATTATTTAGACCAAGCAATTGGTGAATTTATGCGTTGGATGAAGAAGACGGGCCTAGATAAGAAGACACTAGTAGTATTTTATGGTGATCACTATGGGATTTCAGGTAATCACCATAAGGCTAGTGCAGAATTGCTTAAGAAAGATTCGTTTAATGACTTTGATAATTTGCAGTTCCAGCGAGTTCCTTTGATGTTCCATATGAAAGGACTAAAGGGTGGCATTAATCACACCTACGGCGGTGAAATCGATGTTTTACCAACCTTACTGAACTTGCTGGGGATCAAAGACAAAGATACGATCCAATTTGGTTATGACTTGCTAAGCAAAAATGCACCGCAAATTGTAGCACAAAGAAATGGTGACTTTATCACTCCGGAATATTCTAAGGTGGGTAGCGATTATTATGACACCAAGACGGGCGAAAGGATCAAACCTAATAAGAAATTAAAAGAAAAATTAACTGCAATTTCTAACACCGTAACTACACAGCTGTCTTTGTCAGATCGTGTAATTAATGGCAATCTGCTCCGATTCTATAAACCAAAATGGTTTACTAGAGTCAAGCCGAAGGATTACGACTATAACAAGGCGCCATCTTTAAAACGTTTGTTTGATGATCCAAGCAAAACTTCACTGTGGTATCAAAATCATCGTAAAACGACGCAAAAAGATTTCAAGACAGATGCGCCTGAACTAAAAAAATAA
- a CDS encoding glycosyltransferase family 4 protein → MIRINMFSQADSVKGQGVGSAYNELIKLLRTHLVDEFYVTINKYGNSDLTHYHTINPTYYANSFSPARGRKIGYVHFLPDTLEGSIKLPGVAKKVFYQYVIDFYKRMDQIVVVNPIFIDKLVNYGIDRNKVRYIPNFVSKTEFYEESLASKNAFRHELGIPLDKFVVFGDGQVQERKGIDDFVKMAQANPDIQFIWAGGFSFGKITDGYDHYKEMVDNPPKNMTFAGIVEREKLVKYLNIADLFVLPSYDELFPMSVLEAFSCGTPVLLRDLDLYKAIIDGYYLSGKDFGEMNQVLQKVVANPQTLQKYSELSRKASQQYSEDHLAKIWDEFYHEQYELGKELGQIH, encoded by the coding sequence ATGATTAGAATTAATATGTTCTCGCAAGCTGATTCTGTTAAAGGACAGGGTGTAGGTTCAGCTTATAATGAATTGATTAAACTTCTGAGGACGCACTTAGTAGACGAATTTTATGTAACGATTAACAAATATGGCAATAGCGATTTAACGCATTATCACACGATTAATCCAACCTATTACGCAAATAGTTTTTCACCAGCACGTGGCAGGAAGATTGGCTATGTTCACTTTTTACCAGATACATTAGAAGGCTCAATTAAGTTGCCAGGCGTAGCTAAAAAAGTTTTTTATCAATATGTAATTGATTTTTATAAACGCATGGATCAAATTGTTGTAGTTAATCCAATCTTTATTGATAAGTTGGTTAACTATGGAATTGATCGGAACAAGGTTAGATATATTCCTAATTTTGTTTCAAAAACAGAATTTTATGAAGAATCATTGGCCAGCAAAAACGCATTTCGTCATGAATTAGGAATTCCACTTGATAAATTTGTTGTTTTTGGTGATGGTCAAGTACAGGAACGCAAGGGGATCGATGACTTTGTTAAGATGGCACAAGCTAATCCTGATATTCAATTTATCTGGGCAGGCGGTTTTTCGTTTGGCAAAATCACTGATGGCTATGATCATTACAAAGAAATGGTTGACAATCCACCTAAGAATATGACGTTTGCGGGAATTGTAGAGCGAGAGAAGTTAGTTAAGTATTTAAATATTGCAGACTTATTTGTTCTTCCATCATATGATGAATTGTTCCCAATGTCAGTTTTGGAAGCATTCAGTTGTGGAACACCAGTATTATTGCGTGACCTTGATCTTTATAAGGCAATTATCGATGGCTATTATCTAAGCGGGAAAGATTTTGGCGAAATGAATCAAGTATTGCAAAAAGTAGTTGCCAATCCACAAACTTTGCAGAAATACAGCGAATTATCGCGTAAGGCAAGTCAACAGTATTCAGAAGATCATTTAGCTAAAATTTGGGACGAATTTTATCATGAGCAATATGAATTAGGAAAAGAGCTAGGTCAAATACATTAA
- a CDS encoding glycosyltransferase family 4 protein, with protein sequence MNIGLYTDTYFPQISGVATSIKTLKEALEKQGHNVFIFTTTDPNVKKGTVEPNVFRFSSIPFVSFTDRRIAFRGLFEATKVAKEVNLDIVHTQTEFALGTIGKYVAHQLDIPAIHTYHTMYEDYLHYILNGHLLRPYHVRQFVKSYLKNMDGCIAPSGRVEELLRRYGVQIPIRVIPTGVDLQGMNNDIQRDVRQELGIDQDAPVILTLSRIAAEKKINHILNVMPEIIDEFPNVKFVIAGDGPDVDVLKDQVERLTLENYVIFVGNVEHGDVGNYYRMADLFVSASDTETQGLTYIEALAAGTPCVVYDTDYTENIFDQDIFGLTFTTQQEMLEEIITLLKQGTKRIPQELLQNKLQKISADQFAKNVSDFYQYAIDHYQTKHDEETKKRN encoded by the coding sequence ATGAATATTGGTCTTTATACCGATACATATTTTCCCCAGATAAGTGGCGTAGCTACTTCAATTAAAACGTTAAAAGAAGCGTTGGAAAAGCAGGGACATAATGTATTTATTTTTACTACTACTGATCCGAACGTGAAAAAAGGAACTGTAGAACCGAATGTATTTCGTTTTAGCAGTATTCCTTTTGTCTCATTTACCGATCGGCGAATAGCATTTAGAGGACTATTTGAAGCAACCAAAGTAGCTAAAGAAGTCAATCTTGATATAGTTCATACTCAAACTGAATTTGCATTAGGTACTATTGGCAAATATGTAGCTCATCAATTAGATATTCCTGCTATCCACACTTACCATACGATGTATGAAGATTACTTGCACTATATTTTAAATGGGCATTTGCTTCGTCCATATCATGTTAGACAATTTGTTAAAAGCTATTTGAAAAATATGGATGGATGTATTGCTCCTAGTGGCCGAGTTGAAGAATTATTACGGCGCTATGGCGTTCAAATACCAATTAGGGTGATTCCTACTGGAGTAGATTTGCAGGGCATGAACAACGATATTCAACGTGATGTGCGGCAAGAACTTGGAATTGATCAAGATGCGCCTGTAATTTTAACCTTAAGTAGAATTGCAGCCGAAAAAAAGATTAATCATATTTTGAACGTAATGCCTGAAATTATTGATGAATTTCCTAATGTGAAATTTGTTATCGCAGGTGATGGCCCTGATGTTGATGTGTTAAAGGATCAGGTAGAGCGATTAACACTAGAGAATTACGTTATTTTTGTCGGTAATGTAGAGCATGGCGATGTTGGTAATTATTATCGAATGGCTGATCTTTTTGTTTCAGCTAGTGATACAGAAACACAGGGGTTGACTTATATTGAGGCTCTAGCTGCAGGTACGCCATGTGTGGTTTATGACACAGACTATACCGAAAACATTTTTGATCAAGATATTTTTGGGCTGACATTTACTACACAACAAGAAATGTTAGAAGAGATTATTACTTTGCTTAAGCAAGGGACGAAAAGAATCCCGCAGGAACTTTTGCAAAATAAATTACAGAAGATTTCAGCTGATCAATTTGCTAAAAATGTGTCTGATTTTTATCAGTATGCAATTGATCACTATCAAACTAAGCATGATGAGGAGACTAAAAAGAGGAACTAA
- a CDS encoding lysylphosphatidylglycerol synthase transmembrane domain-containing protein — protein MNKKHLWGILVVLAISAFVLYADLKATPISEILRAAHGLNIFALIMVFALMLLSYVCEAGILATLAHRKKEPKRSAWSFLRIPIIQALFNAITPMSTGGQPSQLAAMIQMGMEGGRSTSILLMKFIIYQIVVLFAYVFTIIFGFHMVMTKFAGLAIFIAIGFLIHVSSIIFLLAIMFAYRFTKKATNWLMDLLAKMMKKERVEKWRKATLEKIDTFYAESQKLKKEKKKLFVASLLTVLQLLFFYSIPFMVLTALNVPCSWYQVTQMNIMIIMFMAIIPIPGASGGAEYSFQTLFSTFISSHGALILAMFIWRFSTYFFGMLLGILGWIFKPKKIKSTKND, from the coding sequence ATGAATAAAAAACATTTGTGGGGCATTCTGGTTGTTTTAGCAATCAGTGCCTTTGTGCTATATGCAGATTTAAAAGCTACACCGATATCGGAAATATTACGGGCAGCTCATGGCCTGAATATTTTTGCATTAATCATGGTTTTTGCTTTAATGCTTTTGTCCTATGTATGTGAAGCCGGTATCTTAGCTACTTTAGCTCATCGAAAGAAAGAGCCTAAAAGGTCAGCTTGGTCGTTTTTGCGAATTCCAATTATTCAAGCTCTATTTAATGCAATTACACCAATGTCCACGGGTGGACAACCATCACAGCTAGCCGCAATGATTCAAATGGGCATGGAAGGTGGCCGTTCCACCTCAATTTTGCTGATGAAATTTATTATTTATCAGATCGTTGTTTTGTTTGCCTATGTATTTACAATTATTTTTGGCTTTCACATGGTAATGACTAAGTTCGCTGGTTTAGCAATTTTTATTGCAATTGGCTTTTTGATTCATGTTAGTTCAATTATCTTTTTGCTGGCAATTATGTTTGCTTATCGTTTTACTAAAAAGGCAACTAATTGGTTAATGGACTTGTTGGCAAAAATGATGAAAAAGGAACGAGTTGAGAAGTGGCGTAAGGCTACTTTAGAAAAGATTGATACTTTTTATGCAGAGAGTCAGAAACTAAAAAAAGAAAAGAAGAAATTATTTGTTGCCTCGCTTTTAACAGTATTGCAGCTACTTTTCTTTTACTCCATTCCATTTATGGTATTAACAGCGCTAAATGTACCTTGTTCTTGGTATCAAGTTACGCAAATGAATATAATGATTATCATGTTTATGGCGATCATTCCTATTCCAGGTGCGTCAGGAGGGGCAGAATATAGTTTCCAAACGTTATTCTCCACCTTCATTTCTTCACATGGTGCGTTAATTTTGGCTATGTTTATTTGGCGCTTTTCAACATATTTTTTCGGTATGCTTCTCGGCATCTTAGGCTGGATTTTTAAGCCGAAAAAGATAAAAAGCACAAAAAATGATTAA
- a CDS encoding NAD(P)/FAD-dependent oxidoreductase, whose product MLKLIHHYFEEVIKIKKFDLTIIGGGPVGLFAARFAHLHGLKTVLFDSLSETGGQPQMLYPFKKIKDIPAYDSITGTELIDNLRHNLTDTTIFTNHKVENVTKQKDGFIIDDIVASRSILITTGAGAFKPKALPLSMDDDTQKRIHYFIKDPQKFVGQTVGVFGGGDSALDLALELANYANVKIIHRRNQFRGLESNVKKLKSLKNVEILTPYLPKQINLVDNQLNVNLKEMGKDSLTNIKLDQAVVAYGFKANNRFVKKWGIDLAGAQIKVNSTMQTNIASVYAAGDVVTYPGRVPLIALGFGEAQIAITAIMRDLFPEKTLTIHSTSF is encoded by the coding sequence ATGTTAAAGTTGATACATCACTACTTTGAGGAGGTCATTAAAATTAAAAAATTTGATTTAACTATTATCGGTGGCGGACCTGTTGGCCTATTTGCCGCGCGATTTGCCCATCTTCATGGACTCAAGACCGTACTGTTTGATTCATTATCTGAAACAGGCGGACAGCCACAAATGCTTTATCCTTTTAAGAAAATCAAAGATATTCCTGCTTACGACTCTATTACAGGAACTGAACTAATCGACAATTTACGACATAATTTAACGGATACAACTATTTTTACTAACCATAAAGTTGAAAATGTCACTAAACAAAAAGACGGCTTTATTATCGATGATATAGTTGCATCCCGCAGCATATTGATTACCACTGGTGCCGGTGCCTTTAAACCTAAAGCTTTACCATTATCTATGGATGATGATACTCAAAAAAGGATTCATTACTTTATTAAAGATCCCCAAAAATTTGTCGGACAAACAGTTGGCGTCTTTGGTGGCGGCGATTCAGCATTAGACCTGGCACTAGAATTAGCTAATTATGCCAATGTCAAAATCATTCATCGCCGTAATCAATTTCGCGGTCTTGAATCTAATGTCAAAAAACTTAAGTCTTTAAAAAATGTTGAAATTTTAACTCCCTATCTTCCTAAACAAATCAATTTGGTTGATAATCAACTGAACGTTAATTTAAAAGAAATGGGAAAAGATAGTTTAACTAATATCAAGTTAGACCAAGCAGTCGTTGCATATGGCTTTAAAGCTAATAATCGCTTTGTCAAAAAATGGGGAATCGATTTAGCTGGCGCACAAATTAAGGTGAATTCAACAATGCAAACTAATATCGCCAGTGTTTATGCAGCTGGCGATGTTGTTACCTATCCTGGACGCGTCCCTTTAATCGCTCTCGGTTTTGGCGAAGCCCAGATTGCAATCACCGCGATTATGCGTGATCTTTTCCCTGAAAAAACTTTGACAATTCATTCAACTAGTTTTTAG
- the secG gene encoding preprotein translocase subunit SecG yields MYNLVMTLLIIVSILIVIATMMQPQKQQDALNALSGGAVFSGQTKKRGFEAFMEKVTSVLLVLFFVFAIILAYMSSK; encoded by the coding sequence TTGTATAATTTAGTTATGACGCTACTAATCATTGTTTCAATCTTAATTGTCATTGCAACAATGATGCAGCCACAAAAACAACAAGATGCATTGAACGCCTTATCTGGCGGTGCCGTTTTTAGTGGGCAAACCAAAAAACGTGGTTTTGAAGCATTTATGGAAAAAGTAACCTCAGTTTTATTGGTACTCTTTTTCGTCTTTGCTATTATCTTAGCTTATATGTCTTCAAAATAA